One genomic region from Candidatus Equadaptatus faecalis encodes:
- a CDS encoding four helix bundle protein has protein sequence MNLEVWQDAMKLAKMTYSLIKMLPVEERFALADQMRRAAVSVPSNIAEGHSRHNDNEFLQFLRYAQGSRAELETQFRICADLGYLESDALKDVLALSDKTAKGIYKLSLKIADDIKNSKK, from the coding sequence ATGAATTTGGAAGTTTGGCAGGATGCTATGAAGCTTGCTAAAATGACGTACAGCCTGATAAAAATGCTGCCTGTGGAAGAAAGATTTGCTCTTGCAGACCAGATGCGCAGAGCGGCGGTTTCGGTACCTTCGAATATTGCGGAGGGACACTCACGACACAACGATAACGAGTTTCTTCAATTTCTGCGTTATGCTCAGGGTTCCCGCGCCGAGCTTGAAACGCAGTTCAGGATTTGTGCCGATTTAGGCTATTTGGAATCTGACGCTCTTAAAGATGTTTTAGCACTGTCGGATAAAACAGCCAAAGGCATATACAAACTTTCTTTGAAGATAGCGGACGATATTAAAAATTCTAAGAAGTAG